In Triticum aestivum cultivar Chinese Spring chromosome 5B, IWGSC CS RefSeq v2.1, whole genome shotgun sequence, the following proteins share a genomic window:
- the LOC123116835 gene encoding cytosolic sulfotransferase 18-like — MASPRQDGHGPHDGAPTYAGMAELVPALPLETRCLPFALRRYGGFWLPEPALRRGLPALHAGFAPRRADVLLASYPKSGTTWLKALAFATVRRAAHPPSSIDHPLRRRNPQDCVPFIEFHDGDMAELDALPSPRVLATHLPYSLLPDRVVADDGARIVYVCRDPKDALVSSWLFTRKASPSIGVDSDSYSLQEAAKLFREGRCFYGPQCRHVLQYWEASRRPCGGGEVLFLRYEEMLRDPAGSLKTMAEFMGCGFSEEEVARGVVDEIVDLCSLEKLKNMEANRDGRRNASGIRSDSFFRKGVAGDWSSHMSPEMGKMLDEATEDALRGSGFSFSG; from the coding sequence ATGGCCTCCCCTCGCCAGGACGGACACGGACCACACGATGGCGCGCCGACGTACGCCGGCATGGCGGAGCTGGTGCCGGCGCTCCCGCTCGAGACGCGGTGCCTGCCGTTCGCGCTGCGGCGCTACGGCGGCTTCTGGCTGCCGGAGCCGGCCCTGCGGCGCGGCCTCCCGGCGTTACACGCCGGGTTCGCTCCCAGACGCGCAGACGTGCTCCTCGCCAGCTACCCCAAGTCCGGCACCACCTGGCTCAAGGCCCTCGCCTTCGCCACCGTCCGCCGCGCCGCGCACCCGCCCTCTTCCATCGACCACCCGCTCCGCCGTCGCAACCCGCAGGACTGCGTCCCGTTCATCGAGTTCCATGACGGGGACATGGCGGAGCTCGATGCGCTCCCTTCGCCGCGCGTGCTCGCCACGCACCTCCCCTACTCGCTCCTCCCCGACCGCGTCGTCGCCGACGACGGCGCGCGGATCGTGTACGTCTGCCGGGACCCCAAGGACGCTCTGGTGTCCTCGTGGCTGTTCACCAGGAAGGCGTCGCCGAGTATCGGAGTCGACTCCGACTCGTACTCGCTGCAGGAGGCGGCCAAGCTGTTCCGCGAGGGCCGGTGCTTCTACGGCCCGCAGTGCCGGCACGTGCTCCAGTACTGGGAGGCGAGCCGCCGCccctgcggcggcggcgaggtgctgTTCCTGAGGTACGAGGAGATGCTGCGCGACCCGGCGGGGAGTCTGAAGACGATGGCGGAGTTCATGGGATGCGgcttctccgaggaggaggtggcgcGAGGGGTGGTGGACGAGATCGTGGACCTGTGCAGCCTGGAGAAGCTGAAGAACATGGAGGCCAACAGGGACGGGCGGCGGAACGCATCGGGCATCAGGAGCGACTCTTTCTTCCGGAAGGGGGTCGCCGGGGACTGGAGCAGCCACATgtcgccggagatggggaagatgctgGACGAGGCCACGGAGGACGCGCTCCGGGGGTCTGGGTTCAGCTTCTCCGGCTAA